A section of the Stenotrophomonas acidaminiphila genome encodes:
- a CDS encoding ferredoxin--NADP(+) reductase, with protein sequence MPVQFPLKLVGRRMLAPTVGHYQFVRDDGQPLDFQPGQFIQVHFHYADGTATKRSYSLATLHDHALGPGDAVDIAVSFVPGGAATALFEGLETGQCITASGPFGRFCLQPGDHNGRYLLIATGTGVTPYRSMLPLLARAMAGRGVEVVLLQGARTPAELLYADDFRAFADAHPGFRYMPCLSRELPADPHPDVRSGYVQQQLAEIAPDPARDIAYLCGNPVMVDACFEALRAAGLPLPQLRREKYVSSK encoded by the coding sequence GTGCCTGTCCAATTCCCCCTCAAGCTGGTCGGTCGCCGCATGCTGGCGCCCACCGTCGGTCATTACCAGTTCGTCCGCGACGACGGCCAGCCGCTGGATTTCCAGCCCGGGCAGTTCATCCAGGTGCACTTCCACTACGCCGACGGCACCGCCACCAAGCGCAGCTACTCGCTGGCGACCCTCCACGACCACGCGCTCGGCCCGGGCGACGCGGTGGACATCGCGGTCAGCTTCGTGCCCGGCGGTGCCGCCACCGCCCTGTTCGAGGGCCTGGAGACCGGCCAGTGCATCACCGCCAGCGGCCCGTTCGGGCGCTTCTGCCTGCAGCCGGGCGACCACAACGGCCGTTACCTGCTGATCGCCACCGGCACCGGCGTCACCCCGTACCGCTCGATGCTGCCGCTGCTGGCCAGGGCGATGGCCGGGCGCGGGGTGGAGGTGGTGCTGCTGCAGGGCGCGCGTACCCCGGCCGAACTGCTGTACGCCGATGATTTCCGCGCCTTCGCCGATGCCCACCCGGGCTTCCGCTACATGCCGTGCCTGTCGCGCGAGCTGCCGGCCGATCCGCACCCGGACGTGCGCAGCGGCTACGTGCAGCAGCAGCTGGCCGAAATCGCTCCGGACCCGGCCCGCGACATCGCCTACCTGTGCGGTAACCCGGTCATGGTCGATGCCTGTTTCGAGGCGCTCCGCGCGGCCGGCCTGCCGCTGCCGCAACTGCGCCGCGAGAAATACGTCAGCAGCAAGTAG
- a CDS encoding ABC transporter, with translation MDSRIPPVAPALRVHDLRKTYDNGVEALKGVSLEVAPGDFFALLGPNGAGKSTLIGIVSSLVNLSAGSVQVFGTDLVAERSATMRLIGLVPQEINFNLFEKPFDILVNYAGFYGIPRAEAEARAEQELKRAHLWNKAQMMSRTLSGGMKRRLMIARAMMTRPRLLILDEPTAGVDIEIRRDMWKTLQEINAAGTTIILTTHYLEEAEQLCRNLAIINHGRIVEQGPMRALLAKLDVEGFVLDIDGELPAQLPHIEGAQLAAVDAHTLDLDMPRAMDLNRVFDALGAAGIRVRSMRTKSNRLEELFVRLTGNLENTAA, from the coding sequence TTGGACTCCCGAATCCCTCCCGTCGCGCCGGCACTGCGCGTCCATGATCTCCGCAAGACCTACGACAACGGCGTGGAGGCGCTCAAGGGCGTCTCGCTGGAGGTCGCCCCGGGCGATTTCTTCGCCCTGCTCGGCCCCAACGGCGCCGGCAAGTCCACCCTGATCGGCATCGTCTCGTCGCTGGTGAACCTGAGCGCGGGCAGCGTGCAGGTGTTCGGCACCGACCTGGTGGCCGAACGCAGCGCGACCATGCGCCTGATCGGGCTGGTGCCGCAGGAGATCAACTTCAACCTGTTCGAAAAGCCCTTCGACATCCTGGTCAACTACGCCGGGTTCTACGGCATCCCGCGCGCCGAGGCCGAGGCCCGCGCCGAGCAGGAGCTCAAGCGCGCGCACCTGTGGAACAAGGCGCAGATGATGAGCCGCACGCTGTCCGGCGGCATGAAGCGGCGGTTGATGATCGCCCGCGCGATGATGACCCGCCCGCGGCTGCTGATCCTGGACGAGCCCACCGCCGGGGTGGACATCGAGATCCGCCGCGACATGTGGAAGACGCTGCAGGAGATCAACGCCGCCGGCACCACCATCATCCTCACCACGCACTACCTGGAAGAGGCCGAGCAGCTGTGCCGCAACCTGGCCATCATCAACCACGGCCGGATCGTCGAGCAGGGGCCGATGCGCGCGCTGCTGGCCAAGCTGGACGTGGAAGGGTTCGTGCTGGACATCGACGGCGAGCTGCCGGCGCAGCTGCCGCACATCGAAGGCGCGCAGCTGGCCGCGGTCGACGCGCACACCCTGGACCTGGACATGCCGCGGGCGATGGACCTGAACCGCGTGTTCGACGCGCTGGGCGCCGCCGGCATCCGCGTGCGCTCGATGCGCACCAAGAGCAACCGCCTGGAGGAGCTGTTCGTGCGCCTCACCGGCAACCTGGAGAACACCGCCGCATGA
- a CDS encoding ABC transporter permease, which produces MSTPAPLTDSARNRVALGTIVRREVNRILRIWGQTLVPPAITMTLYFLIFGGLIGSKIGDMGGYSYMQFIVPGLVMMSVIQNSYGNISSSFFGAKFGRHVEELLVSPMPNWVILWGYVAGAVLRGLMVGAIVLMIALFFTRVHVPHPLVTLSTVLLGSTIFSLAGFINAVYAKKFDDVAIVPTFILTPLTYLGGVFYSVTLLPGWAQALTKANPIFYMVNAFRYGLLGTSDVPLWVSYALMLGFVAALTALSLWLLRRGVGLRS; this is translated from the coding sequence ATGAGCACGCCCGCTCCCCTGACCGACAGCGCCCGCAACCGGGTGGCGCTGGGCACCATCGTCCGCCGCGAGGTCAACCGCATCCTGCGCATCTGGGGCCAGACCCTGGTGCCGCCGGCCATCACCATGACCCTGTACTTCCTGATCTTCGGCGGCCTGATCGGCTCGAAGATCGGCGACATGGGCGGCTACAGCTACATGCAGTTCATCGTGCCCGGGCTGGTGATGATGAGCGTGATCCAGAACAGCTACGGCAACATCAGCTCCTCGTTCTTCGGCGCCAAGTTCGGCCGCCACGTCGAGGAACTGCTGGTCAGCCCGATGCCGAACTGGGTGATCCTGTGGGGCTACGTCGCCGGTGCGGTGCTGCGCGGGCTGATGGTCGGCGCCATCGTGCTGATGATCGCGCTGTTCTTTACCCGGGTGCACGTGCCGCATCCGCTGGTGACGCTGAGCACGGTGCTGCTGGGGTCGACGATCTTCTCGCTGGCCGGCTTCATCAACGCGGTGTACGCCAAGAAGTTCGACGACGTGGCCATCGTGCCGACCTTCATCCTGACCCCGCTGACCTACCTGGGCGGCGTGTTCTACTCGGTCACGCTGCTGCCGGGCTGGGCACAGGCGCTGACCAAGGCCAACCCGATCTTCTACATGGTCAACGCGTTCCGCTATGGCCTGCTGGGCACCAGCGACGTGCCGCTGTGGGTGTCCTACGCGCTGATGCTCGGCTTCGTCGCCGCGCTGACCGCGCTGTCGCTGTGGCTGCTGCGGCGCGGCGTCGGCCTGCGCAGCTGA